Proteins encoded within one genomic window of Eurosta solidaginis isolate ZX-2024a chromosome 1, ASM4086904v1, whole genome shotgun sequence:
- the LOC137238403 gene encoding LOW QUALITY PROTEIN: uncharacterized protein (The sequence of the model RefSeq protein was modified relative to this genomic sequence to represent the inferred CDS: inserted 1 base in 1 codon; substituted 1 base at 1 genomic stop codon) has translation MAEEKGEKTNTLLAPQEPKTRSKSLAEEEEATQSVRKCLFEIAKFEKFCGKYWNCNEADHTKPSLQTYMEELNRKATHASDGTARILYSAPETKDKVIYFPLQDLHDPQAEDEFPDHGSVASRTINSSSCNSIGAGHLAHTANELEESEPVPVDKIIEIDSNSTTSSEEYKRKKINPIHQFRLFLRQQTLNSNSHNNKCSTETTSDFPVSSPSNPHDCPGSPQKNKLPADSFERSLALLTAHNPQMTLEEKISSWKCDQDLSDVEDVGCFDDAFKQHEELKQKVIHGKKNYXEDLSKNQYNFLVFHNKVLPSIKASTSFKEKKDTLSNCSSLSAQRRMRVYDTLSNCSALSAQRRMRAAVDFECKKRQQLGLFKEHRSITPTITSSSEKVYNSVTKPSLNATPQKNFEQKFKDLDVNHLQSEIGIPQFMPLDNEVLDLKGSCKNKVINKNNQNKKTNAQCLIEMRLDFAIHNKSQHLHEKRNQLFKTPTVPPDSILSPAPMLFPNSLKKKFTLTTNKYKYTNVDCQFTQQGEYHKPMEKSLRKSEQNCSAHYPRFKATTPAANFHQQHEFCNYLGLTGMSTANAVANAVAELAKCKLTRRSLRVHRLKQQGRKDNNQSITKNTANDYELVQTPNDFTLNHGKNAQDVSENIAHKLNQSGSILMDEGSERKSIERCAEELSAPGRQTLFRYLKVDNSNDTSTCPRXSISDVDGEMRSNPPPNIFPSDNNNFIFDLPPTAPKSVIEPDPIKKQLYEKFKKYLDASRKKKPSIYIVQTLHNADTKQHTQPENKCFVDVGVETSQEHKKSNDKKLKVKRKVLLQSKRQQISLVSKQRKEERLRKLLALATSWHKGTNYHRIRNRKIVLLNKIKSTHKTCEKSTKKRNISNQSEHFSTASLSKSYISTIKSSKSRSEKQQGRKSKLKRLHKTRVTSRTTPSPADTSIDNHYPKTRNTVALFSSNTLHNTPKLGLKEERSKSSVSESILLDPTSPSRSIIVNERLEIKKSIIENETVVVSSTTNSYDEATLLNLNNNTSQVFGEVDTVQNNASGTILTKDISTQSVMPLGIHFLNAPSKELANPTKTVNGQIDYVYYEMDVLIVVQEKIVSFWKYFKLINVLAGSQESKKYCDRMRTEGSYLPSQKYIGEAAPQWLPLGECRHLTIYMEISISYANRICVHNSIPIYIELRCREIPHEQRDCNLLSMYINVYYFNDEEMVAKIHSIQLDAVQGLPSDVIYTTITESRYFVMSWPQENILGKPRSGLCKYSLTPNLDTLASIRDFKHMRHRIRYLECSTGNDIN, from the exons tcgtCTAGTTGTAATTCCATAGGAGCCGGTCATCTGGCTCATACTGCTAATGAATTAGAAGAGTCTGAACCAGTTCCAGTGGataaaataattgaaatcgaCTCAAACTCCACAACAAGCTCAGAggaatacaaaagaaaaaaaatcaacccAATACATCAATTCCGTTTATTCTTACGTCAGCAGACTTTAAATAGTAATAGTCATAACAACAAGTGTTCCACTGAAACCACAAGTGATTTTCCAGTGAGCTCCCCATCAAACCCACATGATTGTCCTGGTTCGCCACAGAAAAATAAGCTACCTGCTGACAGCTTTGAACGAAGTCTGGCTTTATTAACAGCACACAATCCCCAAATGACTTTGGAAGAGAAAATTAGCTCTTGGAAATGTGATCAAGATCTTAGTGATGTGGAGGATGTCGGTTGTTTTGATGATGCTTTCAAACAACATGAGGAATTAAAACAGAAAGTTATACatggtaaaaaaaatt gtgaagACTTGTCCAAAAATCAATATAATTTTTTGGTATTCCATAATAAAGTTCTACCAAGTATTAAAGCTTCAACttcttttaaagaaaaaaaagataCATTATCAAATTGCAGTTCATTATCGGCCCAACGACGTATGCGGGTGTATGATACATTATCAAATTGCAGTGCATTATCGGCCCAACGGCGTATGCGGGCTGCTGTAGATTTTGAGTGCAAAAAACGACAACAATTGGGGTTATTCAAAGAACATCGTTCAATAACACCGACAATTACATCATCTTCTGAGAAAGTTTACAACTCAGTGACTAAACCAAGCTTAAACGCAACACCACAAAAAAACTTTGAACAAAAGTTTAAAGATTTAGATGTTAATCATTTGCAATCCGAAATTGGGATCCCCCAATTTATGCCATTAGATAATGAAGTACTGGATTTGAAGGGAAGTTGCAAAAATAAAGTTATTAACAAGaacaatcaaaacaaaaaaacaaacgcaCAATGCCTTATTGAAATGCGTCTTGATTTTGCAATTCACAATAAAAGTCAGCATCTGCATGAGAAAAGGAATCAACTGTTTAAGACTCCTACCGTGCCTCCAGATTCCATTTTGTCTCCTGCACCAATGCTGTTTCCAAacagtttaaagaaaaaatttacgttaactactaataaatataaatatacaaatgtcGACTGTCAGTTCACTCAACAGGGAGAGTATCACAAACCAATGGAAAAATCATTACGGAAAAGTGAGCAAAACTGCTCTGCACACTACCCTCGCTTCAAAGCTACCACGCCCGCCGCGAATTTCCATCAACAACACGAGTTCTGTAACTATCTAGGGTTGACTGGTATGTCGACCGCCAATGCAGTAGCGAATGCAGTAGCAGAATTAGCAAAATGTAAATTAACAAGGCGGTCTTTACGGGTACACCGTCTAAAGCAGCAAGGAAGAAAAGACAATAACCAAAGTATTACTAAAAATACTGCAAATGATTATGAGTTGGTGCAAACGCCAAACGACTTTACGTTGAACCATGGCAAAAATGCCCAAGATGTAAGTGAAAATATAGCGCATAAGCTGAATCAGTCCGGATCTATACTGATGGATGAGGGAAGCGAAA GAAAATCCATCGAAAGATGTGCAGAAGAACTTTCAGCGCCTGGACGTCAAACCCTTTTCCGCTACTTAAAGGTAGATAATTCAAATGATACGTCAACATGTCCCCGCTAATCAATTAGTGATGTTGATGGTGAAATGAGGAGCAATCCACCACCAAACATATTTCCAAGTGACAATAATAACTTCATATTTGATTTACCGCCTACAGCCCCAAAGAGTGTGATAGAACCTGATCCTATTAAAAAGCaattatatgaaaaatttaaaaagtatttagATGCATCACGTAAAAAGAAACCAAGCATTTACATTGTTCAAACACTGCATAATGCTGATACCAAGCAACACACACAGCCTGAAAATAAGTGTTTTGTAGACGTAGGGGTTGAGACATCGCAGGAACACAAGAAGAGTAATGATAAAAAGTTGAAAGTAAAACGCAAAGTACTGCTGCAATCAAAACGGCAGCAAATATCATTAGTTTCAAAACAGAGAAAAGAGGAACGATTGCGAAAATTGTTAGCTTTGGCCACATCTTGGCATAAAGGAACAAATTATCATCGAATCCGAAACCGAAAAATTGTgttattaaataagataaaatcaACACACAAAACGTGCGAAAAATCAACAAAGAAGAGAAATATAAGCAACCAATCCGAACATTTTAGTACAGCATCATTATCAAAGAGTTATATATCTACTATCAAGAGTTCAAAATCAAGAAGCGAAAAACAGCAGGGACGTAAAAGCAAACTCAAACGGCTACATAAAACTAGAGTCACATCGAGAACTACACCATCACCAGCCGATACATCAATTGATAATCACTATCCGAAAACACGCAATACTGTAGCTTTATTTTCGTCAAATACACTTCACAATACACCGAAATTGGGATTAAAAGAGGAACGATCTAAATCTAGCGTATCTGAAAGTATATTACTTGATCCCACAAGTCCCTCAAGAAGTATTATCGTAAACGAACGCTTAGAGATTAAAAAATCTATCATTGAAAATGAAACAGTAGTTGTGTCATCAACAACCAATAGTTATGACGAAGCAACCTTGCTCAATTTGAATAATAATACTAGTCAAGTATTTGGAGAGGTTGATACAGTTCAAAATAATGCATCTGGTACTATTTTAACTAAAGATATAAGTACGCAAAGTGTTATGCCTTTgggtatacattttcttaacGCACCCAGCAAAGAACTTGCTAACCCTACAAAAACTGTTAACGGTCAAATAGACTATGTCTATTATGAAATGGATGTGCTCATTGTTGTTCAAGAAAAAATTGTGAgcttttggaaatattttaaactaATAAATGTTTTAGCTGGATCTCAGGAATCCAAAAAATATTGCGATCGCATGAGAACTGAGGGATCATATCTGCCATCGCAAAAGTATATTGGCGAAGCAGCACCACAGTGGCTGCCATTAGGAGAATGTCGCCATCTAACTATATACATGGAAATTTCAATTTCATATGCCAATCGAATTTGTGTTCACAACTCTATACCGATTTATATTGAATTAAGATGCCGGGAGATACCACATGAGCAGCGCGACTGTAACCTTCTGTCAATGTACATCAATGTATACTATTTTAATGACGAAGAAATGGTCGCCAAAATACACTCCATACAACTTGACGCGGTTCAAGGGTTGCCTTCTGATGTCATTTACACCACAATAACTGAGTCGAGATATTTTGTAATGTCGTGGCCTCAAGAAAACATTCTAGGAAAACCGCGCTCAGGACTCTGCAAGTATTCATTAACGCCCAATTTAGACACGTTGGCAAGCATACGCGACTTTAAACATATGCGACATCGCATTCGATATCTAGAGTGTTCTACAGGTAatgatattaattaa